A region of Actinomycetota bacterium DNA encodes the following proteins:
- a CDS encoding aminotransferase class III-fold pyridoxal phosphate-dependent enzyme, with translation MEKLLSEEDARYVAERPETMRLLGLGRAVMPNGVPMSWHATDNDPPIYVAEGRGSRFRDVDGHEYVDFNVADMSMFCGYAPEPIVRAVSDRVAKGVQFLLPSPDAIDVATELARRWPLPQWQFTLSASQANVEAIRLARVATGRDKVVWFDGKYHGHFDDALVTLEGDRVVNEQEGLPRHNPDRVRIVPWNDPDALERALAPGDVALVLTEPALTNTIGLLVPAPGFHDALRSLTRDAGTLLCFDETHTLVTGPGGLIERWALQPDIVTAGKSVAAGIPMGTYGMTAELAELFDPQRHDLATGGTLFGNPLQMAAAKAALTEILTEDTYERTAVLGARLADGIEQVVRDAGLEWTVHRLWARSGTTFGPRMPRDAEDARAMGDPTLTKLFRRWLANRGVWEAIAGAGPTVSAAGTDQDIDRYVGAYGELVAELTR, from the coding sequence GTGGAGAAGCTCCTTAGCGAAGAGGACGCGCGGTACGTCGCCGAGCGCCCGGAGACGATGCGCCTGCTCGGGCTGGGTCGCGCCGTGATGCCGAACGGCGTGCCGATGTCGTGGCACGCGACCGACAACGACCCGCCGATCTACGTCGCCGAAGGCCGCGGCAGCCGGTTCCGCGATGTCGACGGGCACGAGTACGTGGACTTCAACGTCGCCGACATGAGCATGTTCTGCGGTTATGCGCCCGAGCCCATCGTCCGGGCGGTGTCCGACCGGGTGGCGAAGGGCGTCCAGTTCCTGCTCCCCTCCCCCGACGCGATCGATGTCGCGACCGAGCTCGCCCGGCGCTGGCCGCTCCCCCAGTGGCAGTTCACGCTGTCTGCATCCCAGGCCAACGTCGAGGCGATCCGCCTCGCGCGCGTGGCGACCGGCCGCGACAAGGTCGTGTGGTTCGATGGGAAGTACCACGGGCACTTCGACGATGCTCTCGTCACGCTCGAGGGCGACCGGGTCGTCAACGAACAGGAGGGCTTGCCCCGCCACAACCCCGATCGCGTCCGGATCGTCCCCTGGAACGATCCGGACGCGCTCGAGCGAGCGCTCGCACCGGGAGACGTGGCGCTGGTCCTCACCGAACCCGCGCTGACGAACACGATCGGTCTCCTCGTTCCCGCACCGGGGTTCCACGACGCCCTTCGCTCACTCACACGTGATGCGGGCACCCTGCTGTGCTTCGACGAGACGCACACGCTCGTGACCGGCCCGGGAGGGCTCATCGAGAGGTGGGCGCTGCAGCCCGACATCGTCACGGCCGGCAAGTCGGTGGCCGCGGGCATCCCGATGGGCACCTACGGCATGACCGCAGAGCTCGCGGAGCTCTTCGATCCGCAACGACACGACCTCGCGACCGGCGGGACGCTTTTCGGCAATCCGCTCCAGATGGCGGCCGCCAAGGCGGCGCTCACCGAGATCCTCACCGAGGATACCTACGAGCGCACCGCGGTTCTCGGCGCTCGTCTCGCCGACGGGATCGAGCAGGTCGTTCGCGATGCCGGGCTCGAGTGGACGGTCCACCGGCTCTGGGCGCGCAGCGGGACCACGTTCGGTCCGCGCATGCCCCGCGATGCGGAAGACGCGCGCGCGATGGGTGACCCCACGCTCACGAAGCTGTTCCGGCGCTGGCTGGCCAATCGTGGTGTGTGGGAGGCGATCGCCGGCGCCGGTCCGACCGTCAGCGCCGCCGGCACCGATCAAGACATCGACCGCTACGTCGGCGCCTACGGCGAACTGGTCGCCGAGCTCACCCGCTGA
- a CDS encoding DUF6504 family protein: MSKRYDEQVLVERDAGMPSVFVWRDRRYEVIDVIGRWRIEGRWWDDGRDREYWRVEARGGAVWDLYHDRAHDRWHMERLWD, translated from the coding sequence ATGTCGAAGCGGTACGACGAACAGGTTCTGGTCGAGCGCGATGCGGGCATGCCCTCGGTCTTCGTCTGGCGCGACCGGCGCTACGAGGTGATCGACGTGATCGGCCGCTGGCGGATCGAGGGCCGCTGGTGGGACGACGGTCGCGATCGCGAGTACTGGCGTGTCGAGGCACGCGGTGGCGCCGTCTGGGATCTCTACCACGATCGTGCCCACGACCGGTGGCACATGGAGCGCCTCTGGGACTGA
- a CDS encoding cupredoxin domain-containing protein — protein MPARRSPGVARTRARWLVLSVAALALTLAACSGAARSGDIQEGPADGDAARIEMQDNTFAPAEVAVPAGEEVTIELTNGGNSVHDFTIEDLDVSTGAVAPGDVVTVTVPAIDAATGFACTLHGGMEGTLTTN, from the coding sequence ATGCCCGCGCGTCGATCCCCCGGCGTCGCCCGCACCCGGGCACGATGGCTGGTGCTCTCGGTCGCCGCCCTCGCGCTGACGCTGGCCGCCTGCTCCGGCGCCGCCCGCTCCGGAGACATCCAAGAGGGTCCCGCCGACGGAGACGCCGCACGGATCGAGATGCAGGACAACACGTTCGCACCGGCCGAAGTCGCGGTTCCGGCGGGCGAGGAGGTCACGATCGAACTCACGAACGGTGGCAACTCCGTTCACGACTTCACGATCGAAGACCTCGACGTGAGCACGGGCGCCGTCGCCCCGGGCGACGTCGTCACGGTGACGGTCCCGGCGATCGATGCCGCGACGGGGTTCGCCTGCACCCTCCACGGCGGCATGGAAGGCACCCTGACTACGAACTGA
- a CDS encoding PAC2 family protein yields the protein MAPLYELTSERPLAAPVLIAAFDGWVDAAGAATAAAAHLAGEGEFVARFDPDVLYDFRSRRPVLDIVDGRLHELTWPELVVRRVTLAGRDILVLAGAEPDYRWRSIADAVLELCVRLGVSQWISIGAIPQAVPHTRPTGLIATESQDGLLADGEQRTEGLLRVPAAALSVVEMTVAGSGIPTVGFFAQVPHYIGGEFTAATITLLDKLASHLDVPIDLGELADEASSERSRLDELLADRPETKDYVAQLETVADDEERVPSGDEIAAEIERFLQQNEGG from the coding sequence ATGGCACCTCTCTACGAGCTCACCTCCGAGCGTCCGCTCGCGGCCCCCGTGCTGATCGCGGCCTTCGACGGCTGGGTGGACGCGGCAGGGGCGGCCACCGCCGCGGCGGCGCATCTGGCGGGCGAGGGCGAGTTCGTCGCGCGGTTCGATCCGGACGTTCTCTACGACTTCCGCTCCCGGCGGCCGGTGCTCGACATCGTCGACGGGCGACTGCACGAGCTCACGTGGCCGGAACTGGTCGTGCGGCGGGTCACCCTCGCAGGGCGTGACATCCTCGTGCTCGCCGGAGCCGAGCCCGACTACCGCTGGCGGTCGATCGCCGACGCGGTCCTCGAGCTCTGCGTGCGTCTCGGCGTCTCGCAGTGGATCTCGATCGGGGCCATCCCGCAGGCCGTCCCCCACACGCGCCCCACCGGCCTGATCGCGACCGAGTCCCAGGACGGCTTGCTCGCCGACGGCGAGCAACGGACCGAGGGGTTGTTGCGGGTTCCGGCCGCCGCGCTCTCGGTGGTCGAGATGACGGTCGCCGGGAGCGGGATCCCGACGGTCGGGTTCTTCGCCCAGGTTCCCCACTACATCGGGGGCGAGTTCACGGCGGCGACGATCACGCTGCTCGACAAGCTCGCGTCCCACCTCGACGTGCCGATCGACCTCGGCGAGCTCGCTGACGAAGCCTCTTCCGAGCGTTCCCGGCTCGACGAACTGCTCGCCGACCGGCCCGAGACGAAGGACTACGTCGCCCAGCTCGAGACGGTCGCCGACGACGAGGAGCGTGTTCCGTCGGGCGACGAGATCGCGGCCGAGATCGAACGGTTCCTCCAGCAGAACGAGGGCGGCTGA
- a CDS encoding DNA polymerase III subunit alpha has translation MFDTFRTDPSFVHLDVRSFFSLKEGAFSPEQLVRAAAGLGMPAVALTDRDGLYGAARFVAACEREGVRPILGASFTLADSTGAPGRSAGSLVLLATDDTGYANLCRLVTDAHMTGERGAPSLEPAQLCAHAGGLLALAGPASPAGRFAIAGRSGAARRWLDPLREAFGRERLFVGIEHRLERGSDTEIRTLLQLAETAGVRAVATNPVRYLTAEDAFLTDVLECMREIVPLAAHHVSRRNAEGWLKPAAVMCELFAQRPDLCDATLEISERCRFDLGLRRLHFPSFPVPAGGSADAILAERCHRGFDDRGVPRTREATDRLAHELSMIRRMGYASYFLTVADIVADVRAMGIGCACRGSAAGSFVCYLLRISDVDALRHDLVFERFLNPLRDELPDVDIDVESARRGDVYDMVLARHGEERTACVAMIDTYRARSALREVGKALGLPEVEVGTIAKAFPHISARNLSRAIAELPELVGENVKVPQLELLFRVAERLDGFPRHIALHPCGIVLSDDALMDRVPIERSFRGYRTVQADKDDVELLGYLKLDVLGVRMLSSMRHALGEIARTEGVKVDLDEIPYDDEATFELIRASDTIGCFQIESPGQRELLQRLQPIVFDDLIVDISLFRPGPVKSDMIRPFLRRRHGEEPPRYDHPSLEPALCETWGVIVYHEQVMRTIAALAGYDLSEADRIRRQLGVEELLPVLGEEFLARTDARGIDRAVAERVWDDLSQFASFGFCKAHAAAFAVPTYRSSWLKAHYPAHLLAGILTHDPGMYPRRLIVEDARQRGIEILPLDVNVSEPDYVVEEVGTTPGRRWGIRLALQDVHGISEAEIGSIMAARVDRAFRDVPDFLRRTSVARPIVEAIAHAGGFDALRVETGTRRNRLFEAITTPAEREGDQLDLFSAGHAALAGEAPLRDYTDAEVVRAELEVLGVDATRHLMSFYEPLLIDLGAVRAADLWKRRGGRMLVAGVKVASQTPAVRSGQRIIFLTLDDATGPVDITVFESVQPKVARTVFHGSLLAVWGQLRRSGVKGVSIIAEEVWDLTDLARARGEGRLEEAIRSPRRTGTTTTGSPGPSLSRLRHASGGSAG, from the coding sequence ATGTTCGATACCTTCCGCACCGATCCCTCATTCGTGCACCTTGACGTGCGCTCCTTCTTCTCTTTGAAAGAGGGGGCGTTCTCTCCCGAGCAGCTCGTCCGGGCCGCCGCCGGGCTGGGGATGCCGGCGGTGGCCCTCACGGACCGGGACGGGCTCTACGGAGCGGCCCGTTTCGTGGCCGCGTGTGAGCGTGAGGGGGTTCGGCCGATCCTCGGGGCATCGTTCACGCTGGCGGACTCGACAGGAGCTCCCGGACGGAGCGCCGGGTCGCTCGTGTTGCTGGCGACCGACGACACCGGGTACGCGAACCTGTGCCGGCTCGTGACCGACGCGCACATGACCGGGGAGCGTGGTGCCCCGTCCTTGGAGCCTGCACAGCTCTGCGCCCACGCAGGAGGTCTGCTCGCTCTCGCCGGTCCCGCCTCTCCTGCCGGCCGTTTCGCGATCGCCGGCCGCTCCGGGGCGGCGCGACGGTGGCTCGATCCGTTGCGTGAGGCGTTCGGTCGCGAGCGGCTGTTCGTCGGGATCGAGCACCGGCTCGAGCGCGGGTCCGACACCGAGATCCGTACGTTGCTGCAGCTCGCCGAGACGGCCGGGGTGCGAGCGGTCGCGACGAACCCGGTGCGCTACCTCACGGCGGAGGACGCGTTCCTGACCGATGTACTCGAGTGCATGCGCGAGATCGTGCCGCTGGCCGCGCACCACGTCTCGCGCCGCAACGCCGAGGGTTGGTTGAAGCCGGCCGCGGTGATGTGCGAGCTGTTCGCACAGCGCCCCGATCTCTGTGATGCGACGCTCGAGATCTCCGAGCGGTGCCGGTTCGATCTCGGGCTGCGGCGTCTGCACTTCCCGTCGTTCCCGGTCCCGGCCGGGGGCAGCGCCGACGCGATCCTCGCCGAGCGGTGCCACCGAGGGTTCGACGACCGCGGCGTTCCCCGCACCCGAGAGGCCACCGACCGACTCGCGCACGAGCTGTCGATGATCCGCCGGATGGGCTACGCGTCGTATTTCCTCACGGTCGCCGATATCGTCGCGGACGTTCGTGCGATGGGGATCGGATGCGCGTGCAGGGGATCGGCAGCGGGCTCGTTCGTCTGTTACCTGCTGCGGATCTCCGACGTCGACGCGTTGCGGCACGACCTCGTGTTCGAACGGTTCCTGAACCCGCTGCGCGACGAGCTGCCCGACGTCGACATCGACGTCGAGTCCGCTCGCCGCGGGGACGTCTACGACATGGTGCTCGCGCGCCACGGCGAGGAGCGCACCGCGTGTGTCGCGATGATCGACACCTATCGCGCTCGGTCGGCGCTGCGCGAGGTCGGCAAGGCGCTCGGGCTGCCGGAGGTCGAGGTCGGCACGATCGCGAAGGCGTTCCCGCACATCTCGGCACGGAACCTGTCCCGCGCGATCGCCGAGCTCCCCGAGCTCGTGGGGGAGAACGTGAAGGTGCCGCAGCTCGAGCTGCTGTTCCGCGTCGCGGAGCGGCTCGACGGGTTCCCGCGCCACATCGCGTTGCACCCGTGCGGGATCGTGCTGTCCGACGACGCGCTGATGGACCGGGTGCCGATCGAGCGGAGCTTCCGGGGCTATCGGACCGTGCAGGCCGACAAGGACGACGTCGAGCTGCTCGGCTACCTCAAGCTCGACGTGCTCGGTGTACGGATGCTCTCGTCGATGCGGCATGCCCTCGGGGAGATCGCACGCACCGAGGGGGTCAAGGTCGATCTCGACGAGATCCCGTACGACGACGAGGCGACCTTCGAGCTGATCCGCGCCTCGGACACGATCGGGTGCTTCCAGATCGAGAGCCCGGGCCAGCGCGAGCTGTTGCAGCGGTTGCAGCCGATCGTGTTCGACGACCTGATCGTCGACATCTCGCTGTTCCGTCCCGGCCCGGTGAAGTCGGACATGATCCGGCCGTTCCTGCGCCGGCGGCATGGGGAGGAGCCGCCTCGCTACGACCATCCTTCGCTCGAGCCGGCGCTCTGCGAAACCTGGGGGGTGATCGTCTACCACGAGCAGGTGATGCGCACGATCGCAGCTCTCGCGGGCTACGACCTGTCCGAGGCCGATCGGATCCGCCGCCAGCTCGGCGTCGAGGAGTTGCTCCCGGTGCTGGGGGAGGAGTTCCTCGCGCGGACCGACGCTCGCGGTATCGACCGTGCGGTGGCCGAGCGGGTCTGGGACGACCTCAGTCAGTTCGCGAGCTTCGGGTTCTGCAAGGCGCACGCGGCGGCGTTCGCGGTGCCGACCTACCGCAGCTCGTGGCTGAAGGCGCACTACCCGGCGCACCTGCTCGCCGGGATCCTCACCCACGACCCGGGGATGTACCCGCGCCGGCTGATCGTCGAGGATGCCCGCCAGCGCGGGATCGAGATCCTGCCCTTGGATGTGAACGTTTCCGAGCCCGACTACGTGGTCGAGGAGGTGGGTACCACGCCCGGGCGGCGGTGGGGGATCCGGCTCGCGCTCCAGGATGTCCACGGGATCTCCGAGGCCGAGATCGGCTCGATCATGGCGGCGCGGGTCGATCGTGCGTTCCGCGACGTCCCCGACTTCCTGCGGCGCACCTCCGTCGCTCGGCCGATCGTCGAGGCGATCGCACACGCGGGCGGGTTCGACGCCCTGCGGGTCGAGACGGGGACGCGCCGCAACCGCTTGTTCGAGGCGATCACCACGCCGGCCGAACGCGAGGGCGATCAGCTCGATCTGTTCTCGGCGGGGCACGCAGCCCTCGCGGGCGAGGCGCCGCTGCGCGACTACACCGACGCCGAGGTCGTCCGTGCCGAGCTCGAGGTGCTCGGGGTCGACGCGACCCGCCACCTGATGAGCTTCTACGAACCGCTGCTGATCGATCTCGGAGCCGTCCGCGCCGCCGACCTGTGGAAACGTCGTGGAGGCCGGATGCTCGTCGCGGGGGTGAAGGTCGCCTCGCAGACCCCCGCGGTGCGCAGCGGGCAACGGATCATCTTCCTCACGCTCGACGACGCGACCGGACCGGTGGACATCACGGTGTTCGAGTCGGTGCAACCGAAGGTCGCCCGGACCGTGTTCCACGGCTCCCTGCTCGCCGTCTGGGGTCAGCTCCGGCGATCCGGTGTGAAGGGCGTCAGTATCATCGCCGAAGAGGTGTGGGACCTCACCGATCTGGCCCGCGCCCGCGGGGAGGGACGCCTCGAGGAGGCGATCCGCTCCCCGCGGCGCACCGGCACGACCACGACCGGATCACCGGGGCCGAGCCTTTCACGCCTGCGGCACGCGAGCGGGGGATCGGCCGGGTGA
- a CDS encoding RNA polymerase sigma factor has product MARRSDADLIAESLQDPARFSAVFERHFVSVHRYLSRRAGTDVGDELAAETFAQAFASRSGFDRARTDARPWLFGIATNLLRHHRRAERAQLDAYSRQAGREERRVEPAFDERASMALAVPHVARALRSLRVEDRDVLLLVGWVDLSYGETSEALGIPIGTVRSRLRRARVQMREELESVAEIRGIGVTWAPEEEGSP; this is encoded by the coding sequence GTGGCACGGCGAAGCGACGCGGATCTGATCGCGGAGTCCCTTCAGGATCCCGCTCGCTTCTCCGCGGTGTTCGAGCGGCACTTCGTCTCCGTGCATCGCTACTTGTCTCGCCGTGCCGGGACGGATGTTGGAGATGAACTGGCCGCTGAGACGTTCGCGCAGGCTTTCGCCTCTCGCTCCGGATTCGACAGGGCGCGCACCGATGCACGTCCCTGGCTCTTTGGAATCGCGACGAATCTGCTCAGGCATCACCGCAGAGCGGAGCGTGCACAGCTGGATGCCTACTCGCGTCAGGCGGGTCGCGAGGAGAGGCGTGTCGAGCCCGCATTCGATGAGAGGGCAAGCATGGCATTGGCTGTGCCTCATGTGGCGAGAGCCCTCCGCTCGCTTCGTGTCGAGGACCGAGATGTGCTGTTGCTTGTCGGCTGGGTGGATCTCAGTTACGGGGAGACGTCAGAGGCCCTTGGGATTCCGATCGGAACGGTCCGATCACGGCTGCGGCGAGCCCGAGTCCAGATGCGCGAGGAGCTTGAGTCTGTCGCAGAGATCCGAGGTATCGGCGTGACGTGGGCTCCGGAAGAGGAGGGATCCCCATGA
- a CDS encoding winged helix-turn-helix domain-containing protein, translating to MRPDRPPDTGPVIVDGSGVPTVLLVGEHALDQAPAFLRLGAVVVVAPDRGSLDRWQCEQGGGDGRARVTAADDSIVVDLRKHSIEWRDVALDITELEFRVLAALASEPDRAWSFPDLRATGWGPATPTRDDLVTVRSVVQRLRNKLRVAGVLARIETVRGFGFRLTMQPPAPRSVPDLRRSGSVTT from the coding sequence GTGAGGCCCGATCGGCCCCCGGACACCGGCCCGGTCATCGTGGATGGGTCGGGCGTCCCGACCGTGTTGCTCGTCGGTGAGCACGCGCTCGATCAGGCCCCGGCGTTCCTCCGGCTGGGAGCGGTCGTCGTGGTTGCTCCCGATCGCGGATCGCTGGATCGGTGGCAGTGCGAGCAGGGGGGCGGCGATGGGCGTGCCCGTGTCACCGCCGCCGACGACTCGATCGTCGTCGATCTGCGCAAGCACTCGATCGAGTGGCGCGACGTGGCGCTCGACATCACCGAGCTGGAGTTCCGGGTGCTTGCCGCGCTCGCCTCCGAGCCCGACCGGGCGTGGTCGTTCCCGGACCTGCGGGCGACGGGCTGGGGGCCGGCCACTCCGACGCGCGACGATCTGGTGACCGTCCGGTCGGTCGTCCAGCGTCTTCGGAACAAGCTCCGTGTGGCCGGCGTCCTCGCTCGGATCGAAACCGTTCGCGGGTTCGGGTTCCGTCTCACGATGCAACCCCCGGCACCGCGCAGTGTCCCCGACCTGCGACGTTCCGGATCGGTGACAACCTGA
- a CDS encoding aminotransferase class I/II-fold pyridoxal phosphate-dependent enzyme, with protein MHIDLFEMERMQSLYWHQVDYDLSESGVQPLRIDELLDGTALSSEGFLSTALGYPLSEGSAETRERIAAWYPGATTENVTVVNGGSEANFLTCWTLLEPGTRLAFMVPNYMEGWGLGRAFGDGTDTFSLRLHGGHWELDADQLQASITDATRVVMVCNPNNPTGHVLTEAEMDAIVAAAERVDAWIVADEIYRGAEVDTDEVSPTFWGRTEKVVITGGLSKAFGMPGLRIGWAVGSEAFVHDFWVRHDYTTLTPSMLSDRLCALAMEPSKRDAILARTRRIIRRQLPRLEEWVLARDDVFRYARPKAGAIAYAEYDLPIPSGELIDRIREDQSVLLVPGEVFGIGDGIRFGFGYDIDHTMEGLARVDTVLDEARA; from the coding sequence ATGCACATCGATCTGTTCGAGATGGAGCGGATGCAGTCGCTCTATTGGCATCAGGTCGACTACGACCTGTCGGAGTCGGGTGTCCAGCCGCTGCGCATCGACGAGCTCCTCGACGGCACCGCGCTCTCGTCGGAGGGCTTCCTCTCGACGGCGCTCGGCTACCCGCTGTCCGAGGGATCGGCCGAGACCCGGGAGCGGATCGCAGCGTGGTACCCGGGCGCCACGACCGAGAACGTGACGGTCGTGAACGGAGGATCCGAGGCGAACTTCCTCACGTGCTGGACCCTGCTCGAACCGGGAACCCGGTTGGCGTTCATGGTCCCGAACTACATGGAGGGCTGGGGGCTCGGACGCGCGTTCGGCGACGGAACCGACACGTTCTCTCTCCGGCTCCACGGCGGGCATTGGGAGCTCGACGCCGACCAACTGCAGGCCTCGATCACCGACGCCACGCGCGTCGTGATGGTCTGCAACCCGAACAATCCCACCGGGCACGTGCTGACCGAGGCCGAGATGGACGCGATCGTCGCGGCCGCCGAGCGGGTGGACGCCTGGATCGTCGCGGACGAGATCTATCGCGGCGCCGAGGTCGACACGGACGAGGTGTCGCCGACCTTCTGGGGCCGCACCGAGAAGGTCGTGATCACCGGCGGCCTCTCGAAGGCCTTCGGCATGCCCGGGCTGCGGATCGGCTGGGCCGTCGGGTCCGAGGCGTTCGTCCACGACTTCTGGGTGCGCCACGACTACACGACCCTCACGCCGAGCATGCTGAGCGACCGCCTGTGCGCCCTCGCGATGGAGCCCTCCAAGCGCGATGCGATCCTAGCGCGAACGCGGAGGATCATCCGACGCCAGCTCCCGCGGCTCGAGGAGTGGGTACTCGCCCGAGACGACGTGTTCCGGTACGCACGACCGAAGGCTGGAGCGATCGCCTACGCCGAGTACGACCTGCCGATCCCGAGCGGCGAGCTGATCGACCGGATCCGCGAGGACCAGAGCGTGCTCCTCGTTCCCGGCGAGGTGTTCGGGATCGGCGATGGGATCCGTTTCGGTTTCGGGTACGACATCGACCACACGATGGAGGGCCTGGCGCGCGTCGACACGGTGCTCGACGAGGCTCGCGCCTGA
- a CDS encoding ornithine cyclodeaminase family protein (cyclodeaminase), whose amino-acid sequence MPREVLLLRREEVGRVLDMASCIDAVEAAFAAYSQGRAELPSVIHLDVPEHQGEIHVKAGHLHGVPHYAVKVASGFYEADLPAIDGLVLVFDATTGAPEAFLLDDGLITDVRTGAAGGVAARYLAPSTVGRVAIAGTGQQARQQLEALACVRPGFGSVAVWGRNPERVQSCVEDLRVRSWLPEGCLVEGAETVQAALEGADVVLTCTASREPLVRAEWLAPSVHVTAIGSDGADKQELDVGVLGGADLVVVDGRTQATAIGELHHAVNAGRLLPEDTVELGEIVAGERVGRTDDHQRTVCDLTGIGVQDVAAAAVVLERARSLGLGETLRL is encoded by the coding sequence ATGCCGCGCGAGGTGCTTCTGTTGCGCCGTGAGGAGGTCGGTCGGGTCCTCGACATGGCTTCGTGCATCGATGCGGTCGAGGCCGCGTTCGCCGCGTATTCGCAGGGCCGGGCCGAGCTCCCCTCGGTGATCCACCTGGACGTTCCCGAGCATCAGGGAGAGATCCACGTCAAGGCCGGGCACCTGCACGGCGTTCCCCACTATGCGGTGAAGGTCGCCTCCGGGTTCTATGAAGCCGACCTTCCCGCGATCGACGGGCTGGTCCTGGTCTTCGATGCGACGACGGGGGCCCCCGAAGCGTTCCTGCTCGACGACGGGTTGATCACCGACGTCCGCACCGGTGCCGCGGGTGGAGTCGCCGCCCGGTACCTCGCGCCGTCGACCGTGGGCCGGGTCGCGATCGCGGGTACCGGACAGCAGGCGCGCCAGCAGCTCGAGGCACTCGCCTGCGTTCGCCCCGGATTCGGATCGGTCGCCGTCTGGGGACGGAACCCGGAGCGGGTGCAGTCCTGCGTCGAGGACCTGCGGGTTCGTTCCTGGCTCCCGGAGGGATGTCTCGTCGAGGGCGCGGAGACGGTGCAGGCGGCACTCGAGGGTGCGGACGTGGTCCTGACATGCACCGCGAGCAGGGAACCTCTGGTCCGCGCGGAGTGGCTGGCCCCCAGCGTGCACGTGACGGCGATCGGGTCGGATGGCGCCGACAAGCAGGAGTTGGATGTCGGGGTGCTCGGTGGCGCCGACCTCGTCGTCGTCGACGGCCGCACCCAGGCGACCGCGATAGGGGAGCTGCATCACGCGGTGAACGCGGGCCGGCTGTTGCCCGAGGACACCGTCGAGCTCGGTGAGATCGTGGCGGGGGAACGCGTGGGCCGCACCGACGATCACCAGCGCACGGTCTGCGACCTCACCGGGATCGGCGTCCAGGACGTCGCCGCAGCGGCCGTGGTGCTCGAACGTGCTCGATCGCTCGGACTCGGCGAGACGCTTCGGCTCTGA
- a CDS encoding CU044_5270 family protein, whose protein sequence is MKALDLVRLVGTDVPEATQTARGRAEARLLEMIEAESNGGGKRSPERRGRTLARRALLPVAAVLVATLVVVVVLPRGGSPASAQQFLRDMGVVTGQQPSSALGSSEFVYTRQLEVFRQGTRAEGEQGTSELVEQTREQWISPNGAGRIVDVNGDEGYPRGYLTFLDPSQLPTDPVALAQTLREEESFGKVNTDAQLLKKVGSLLGGTLAPSGVREALYEVAAQVPGIQLIPDVIDPAGREGTAVVLDDGDVRVRLVIDPSNAQMLSRSESTRSPDSGDQVLDHEITYLAVGVVDSVDERPRGSAPSVSS, encoded by the coding sequence ATGAAGGCTCTAGACCTAGTTCGCCTGGTCGGCACCGATGTTCCCGAGGCAACACAGACTGCGCGAGGCCGCGCCGAGGCGCGACTGCTCGAGATGATCGAGGCGGAATCGAACGGAGGGGGGAAGCGTTCGCCGGAACGGCGTGGTCGAACGCTCGCTCGGCGAGCCCTGCTTCCTGTTGCGGCCGTCCTGGTGGCGACGCTGGTGGTTGTAGTCGTCCTTCCGCGAGGTGGTTCCCCGGCGTCGGCACAGCAGTTCCTACGCGACATGGGTGTCGTAACCGGCCAGCAGCCCTCCTCTGCGCTCGGCTCAAGCGAGTTCGTCTACACGCGCCAGTTGGAGGTATTCAGACAGGGGACGCGCGCCGAAGGGGAACAAGGGACGTCGGAACTGGTCGAACAGACTCGTGAGCAGTGGATCTCACCGAACGGGGCAGGACGGATCGTCGACGTCAACGGTGACGAAGGGTATCCGCGAGGCTATCTGACGTTCCTCGACCCTTCACAGTTGCCGACCGATCCGGTGGCCCTGGCGCAGACCCTCCGTGAGGAAGAGTCATTCGGGAAGGTGAACACCGATGCGCAACTCCTGAAAAAGGTCGGATCGCTTCTCGGCGGGACGCTGGCCCCTTCGGGTGTCCGCGAGGCGCTGTACGAAGTCGCTGCTCAGGTTCCTGGGATCCAGTTGATCCCCGATGTCATCGACCCTGCCGGACGAGAGGGGACGGCTGTAGTTCTGGACGACGGCGACGTGCGGGTGAGGCTCGTCATCGATCCATCGAACGCTCAGATGCTGTCGCGCTCCGAAAGCACTCGGAGTCCCGACTCGGGCGACCAGGTCCTCGACCACGAGATCACCTACCTCGCCGTGGGAGTCGTGGACTCGGTCGATGAGCGACCGCGAGGATCGGCTCCATCCGTCAGTTCGTAG